Proteins found in one Subtercola endophyticus genomic segment:
- a CDS encoding IclR family transcriptional regulator domain-containing protein produces the protein MSAEARDAPEIGELPGPSSGFVQSLARGLSVIRVFGPDAPLMTLSEIARATGLTRATTRRFLMTLIELGYVRTDGKTFALTAQVLELGFSYLSGLTLAQIAQPQLEDLSLRVGESTSAAILDGSDIVYIVRVPTHRIMTVGINLGTRLPAYATSMGRVLLAGLEADALSDYLHDVKLQALTKRTVGSEAALIAELDRVREQGWALADQELEPGLRSIAAPIRSASGAVVAAINVSTAASSGTSESLRRACLPALLETAAHIEADAAIAARSH, from the coding sequence GTGAGCGCTGAGGCACGCGATGCGCCCGAAATCGGTGAGCTGCCGGGCCCCAGCAGCGGGTTCGTGCAGTCTCTCGCGCGGGGGTTGTCGGTCATCCGGGTTTTCGGTCCCGATGCACCGCTGATGACGCTGAGTGAGATAGCGCGAGCCACCGGCCTGACTCGGGCGACGACACGGCGGTTTCTGATGACGCTCATCGAGCTGGGTTACGTGCGCACCGACGGCAAGACGTTCGCCCTCACCGCGCAGGTTCTCGAGCTCGGCTTCAGCTACCTCTCGGGCCTCACGCTTGCCCAGATCGCGCAGCCGCAGCTCGAAGACCTCTCGCTACGGGTGGGCGAGTCGACCTCGGCCGCCATTCTCGACGGGTCAGACATCGTGTACATCGTGCGTGTGCCCACCCATCGCATCATGACGGTCGGCATCAACCTCGGCACCCGCCTACCGGCCTACGCCACCTCGATGGGGCGCGTCTTACTCGCCGGGCTCGAAGCGGATGCCCTGTCTGACTATCTGCATGACGTGAAGTTGCAGGCGCTCACCAAACGCACCGTCGGTTCCGAGGCGGCCCTGATCGCAGAACTCGACAGGGTGCGCGAGCAGGGCTGGGCGCTCGCGGACCAAGAGCTCGAACCCGGGCTGCGGTCGATTGCTGCGCCGATCCGCTCCGCCTCGGGCGCGGTCGTCGCGGCGATCAACGTCTCGACGGCCGCGTCGTCGGGGACGAGCGAGTCGCTGCGCCGCGCCTGCCTTCCCGCGCTGCTCGAAACCGCGGCGCACATCGAGGCAGATGCGGCTATCGCGGCCCGCTCGCACTGA
- a CDS encoding PTS sugar transporter subunit IIB, whose protein sequence is MKIVAICGAGVGTSAILKVNAERALARLDIDADVTAADLASVQVAAADAQVILTSPEFVEAIGRTNADVIVVQNYFDVDELQQKLEAALG, encoded by the coding sequence GTGAAGATCGTCGCAATCTGCGGAGCGGGCGTGGGAACCTCAGCGATTCTCAAGGTCAACGCCGAACGGGCGCTTGCTCGACTCGACATCGACGCCGATGTCACCGCCGCAGACCTTGCGAGCGTTCAGGTCGCCGCGGCCGATGCCCAGGTGATTCTCACGTCACCCGAGTTCGTCGAGGCGATCGGGCGCACCAATGCCGATGTCATCGTGGTACAGAACTACTTCGACGTCGACGAACTGCAGCAGAAGCTCGAGGCGGCGCTCGGCTGA
- a CDS encoding PTS sugar transporter subunit IIA — MLDLPDSAVLLKQQAADWRASVLLAGAALEASGAVTAEYGPRMVGMVEEFGAYIVIAPGLALAHARPGDDVLRAGMAVVTLDEPVLFGHPYNDPVSVILGLAVLTADEHVTGIAELANVFNETAVIERLANATSADEVRAVFGLSAQAESAE; from the coding sequence ATGCTCGACCTCCCCGACTCGGCGGTGCTGCTGAAGCAGCAGGCGGCCGACTGGCGTGCTTCGGTGCTGTTGGCCGGCGCAGCGCTCGAGGCATCGGGCGCTGTCACGGCGGAGTACGGGCCGCGCATGGTCGGTATGGTCGAAGAGTTCGGCGCATACATCGTCATCGCGCCGGGGCTGGCGCTGGCGCACGCGCGTCCCGGTGACGACGTGCTGCGGGCGGGCATGGCCGTGGTCACGCTCGACGAGCCGGTGCTGTTCGGGCATCCGTACAACGACCCCGTCTCGGTCATACTCGGGCTCGCCGTGCTGACGGCTGACGAGCACGTCACCGGAATTGCCGAGCTCGCGAACGTGTTCAACGAAACGGCCGTGATAGAGCGGCTCGCTAACGCGACCTCGGCCGACGAGGTGCGAGCGGTCTTCGGGCTGTCGGCCCAGGCGGAGAGCGCAGAGTGA